The DNA segment CCATCAGCATATCCAGATGCTCGTCCATGGTGTTGACGGTGAACGGCATGGTGGGATTGGTGGAGGACGGCAAGACGTTCGGCTGGCCGCAGACCTTGATGATGTCGGGCGCGTGGCCGCCGCCCGCCCCCTCCGTGTGGAAGCTATGAATCGTCCGGCCGGCGAAGGCTTTGATCGTGTCCTCGACGAAACCGGCCTCGTTCAACGTGTCCGTGTGGATGGCGACCTGCACGTCATACCGTTCGGCCACGCTCAAACAGGTGTCGATCGCGGCGGGTGTCGTCCCCCAATCTTCGTGCAGCTTCAGCCCGATGGCGCCGGCTTCGATCTGCTCGTTCAGCCCCTCCGGCATCGAGGCGTTCCCCTTGCCGAGGAATCCGAGGTTGATCGGGATGCCGTCCGACGCCTCCAGCATGCGGTGAATGTTCCAGGGGCCCGGCGTGCAGGTGGTGGCGTTCGTGCCGGTGGCCGGCCCTGTGCCGCCGCCGATCATGGTCGTGATGCCGGCGGACAGGGCCTCCCAATATTGTTGCGGGCAAATGAAGTGGATGTGGGTCTCCACGCCGCCGGCCGTGACGATGCAGTGTTCCGCGGAGATCACTTCCGTTCCCGGCCCGATCGCCATGCCCGGCGTGACGTTCGGCATCACATCGGGATTGCCGGCCTTGCCGATGCCGACGATCCGGCCGTCCTTGATCCCGATGTCCGCCTTGACGATCCCCCAGTAATCCAGAATCAGCGCGTTGGTGATCACCGTGTCCAGCGCGCCGCCGGCGCTGGTCACCCTCGGCGATTGCCCCATCCCGTCGCGGACGACCTTGCCGCCGCCGAACACCACCTCGTCGCCGTAGGAGGTGAAATCCTTTTCCACTTCGATCACTAGATCGGTGTCGGCCAGCCGGACCCGATCGCCGACGGTGGGGCCGAAGAGGTCGTGGTATTGCCGTCTGGAGATCTTCACCGCCCGCCTCCTTTCCGGAGAAAACCGCGTTCCGCCGCGCGAGCCAGCGCTCCCGCTTTGGTGCTCGGATCGCCCAGCGGCCCTTCGGTCAACCCGTTGATGCCGCGCGCGATCCTGTTCCCGGCCAGAGCCACAAGCGTGACCCGCTTCTCTTCCCCTGGCTCGAACCGTACGGCCGTGCCGGCCGGAATGCAGAGCCGAAATCCGTACGCCCGCTCACGGTCGAATGTCAGCGCCCGATTGACCTCGAAAAAATGGCAATGCGACCCGACCTGAATCGGTCGATCGCCGGTGTTCGTCACCGCGAGTTCTCTGGTCTCACGCCCCTTGAAGGCTTCAATGTCTCCGACTCCCGGCAGGACTTCGCCTGGAACGATCGGCTTTGCAAGCTCGGCTTTGATCGCGGCGGACAGAGAGTCTCCTCCGGCCTTCATTTTCTTGGGAGCCTTGGTCGGGGACCGCGTGGTCTTCGTCGGCATGCCATCCCTCCCTGGAATAATCAAACACAGCGCCGGCGATGAAGGCGATCAGCGAATCGGCTGATGGACCGTGACCAACTTCGTACCGTCGGGGAAGGTGCCTTCCACCTGGATCTCCGGAATCATCTCCGGCACGCCGGGCATGACATCCTTGCGGGTGAGCAGCGTCGCGCCATAGGTCATGAGATCGGACACCGAACGCCCGTCGCGGATGCCTTCCAGAATCGCCGCCGTGATATAGGCCACCGCTTCGGGATGATTCAACTTCAATCCCCGGGCCTTCCGCTCCTTCGCTAACTGCGCGGCGATATAGATCAGGAGTTTTTCCTGTTCTCTTGGCGTCAAATGCATAGCAACCCCGTCGCTCGTCAATGGTCAATCGTCAATCGCTTTACTCGTGCGTCCCCTCCCTCAGCCGGGCAATAGAGCTAAAGACTTCGGCGGGTGACGCCAGCCTGGGAGCCCGGCCGCCCCGCAGCGGGGCCCCTACACCGGGCGGGGTGCGAGCCTGCACCCGGTGCAACCGGGGCGGAGCACCGGGTACCCGGCTGGTCGGCGGCAGGACCCGCCTCCTAAGCCTCTATATCATCACCAAATGCTGCCGCACCTGTTCCTGGCTCAGTTCCGATGTCTTGCCCGACGCCACCACCGCTTTTTCGTGAATCTTCTCTCTTCTCCTTCCCTTCTCGACGGGCAAGCGGACTTCAATGGGATGGCCGGGGTAGGGTCAACTGGGCGCATCGAGCGAGCACTTTCCGAAGTGGGCGCTCTGCGAGCAACTGACCCTGCCCCGGCCGTCCCATCTCCCACCATCTCTCACACGACCAAATGCTGCCGCACCTGTTCCTGGCTCAGTTCCGACGTCTTGCCCGACGCCACCACCGTCCCTTTGGCCATAATCACATACCGATCCGCCAACCTCGCCGCGAACTGCAGGCCCTGCTCCACAAGCAGAATGGCGAACCGTCTTTGGGCTTTGAAGCCGATGATTACCTCCTCAATGAGATCCACGATCGAGGGCTGGATCCCCTCGGTCGGTTCGTCCAACAACAACATCTTGGGCTGGGACAGCAGCGCCCGCGCGATCGCGAGTTGTTGCTGCTCGCCGCCGCTCAGTACCCCTCCGGGCCGCTCCAGCAGCATGGTCAACTTGGGGAACAGGGAGAACACCTCGTCGAATGCCGCGGTCTCGGTGGTCCGATCGCCGACTGCCGATCCGGCCCACAGACCGAGTCGCAGATTCTCCCGGACGGTCAGGTGAGGAAAGATCTCCCGCCCCTGCGGCACGTAGGCCAGGCCGCCGCGGACCCGCCGATCCGGCGAGTCCTTCGTGATCTCGACCCCATCAAACCACACCCGGCCGGACCGGACCGGCAGCAGGCCCATGATGGCCTTCAGCGTCGTCGTCTTGCCGACCCCGTTCCGTCCCATCAGACAGAGCACCTGCCCCCGCTCGACCGTGAACGACACGTCTCGCAGGATATGGCTTTCGCCGTAATACACGTTCACGCTCTCGAGCTGCAGCATTGCATTCATCGCGCCGTTCGCCGCATGCATTTCACTAGACGCTTCACGTTTCACGCCTCACGCTTCACGTTCTTCAGGCATGGGCGATCTTGTGATGCCCCAGGTAAATTTCGACCACGCGTGGGTCCGACTGCACTTTCTCGACCGGCCCTTCGCAAATGACCGTGCCCTCGTGCAGCACCGTCACGATGCGCGCGATCTGCCGTACGAACTCCATGTCGTGCTCGATCACGACGATCGCGTGTTTGTCCGCCAAGGACTTGAGCAACACCCCGGTCTGCTCGGTCTCTCGATCCGTCATGCCGGCCACCGGCTCGTCCACCAATAAAAGCGCCGGGTCCTGCAGGATCACCATCCCGATCTCCAGCCACTGCTTTTCCCCGTGCGAGAGCGCGCCGGCGCGGAGATGGGCCTTGTCCTTGAGCCCGATCGTCTCCAACGTCTCGGCGATTCGCTCCCGCTCCGCCGGCGTGGATCTGCCCAACAGCGTGGCGAAGACGCCCTTGCTGGGACGCCGCAGGGACAGGTCGAGATTTTCCCAGACCGTGAGGTTGCCGTAGATTGACGGAGCCTGGAACTTCCGGCCGATCCCCAACTGGGCGATCTCGTGTTCCGGCAAGCCGATCAGGTCGGTGTCCTTCCCGAAAATCACCCGGCCGGCGACGGGCTGGACCTTGCCGGAGATCACATCCAGCAGCGTCGTCTTGCCCGCCCCGTTCGGACCGATGACGACCCGCAGCTCGTGATAGTCCACGATGAAATTCAGGTTGTTCAGCGCCTTGAACCCGTCGTAATCGACGGTCACGCCCTCGAGATAGATGATGGAACCGCGGTCGGTCACAAACCACCTTCGGTGGAATTATGAACGTGGAATGGGGAATTGGACCGTCTCAACATCTGCCATTCCTCATTTCACATTCCTCATTCCACATTGTCGCTACCCCTTACTCGCCGGTTCCGGCACAGCTATCGGTTTATGCAACCCGCGCCAGCCGACCCGGAGCTTTCGGCCCAGCCCGACCAGGCCGTCCGGAAACAACAGCACCACTGCGACGAAGAGGCCGCCCAAAAAAAACGGCCAGAGGTCGGGAAAATGGTTGGTCAGAATACTGCGCGCCCAATTGACCCCGACCGCGCCGATGATCGCCCCGATCAGCGTGCCGCGCCCGCCGACCGCCACCCAGATGACCATTTCCAACGACGGCAGCACCCCGATTTGCGCCGGCGTGATGATCCCGACCTGCGGCACGTAGAGCATGCCGGCGAGTCCGGCTAAGGCCGCCGAGACGACGAAGACGAACAGCTTGTAGTTGGCCGGCGAATAGCCGGAGAAGAGCACCCGCTGCTCGCTGTCACGGATGGCGACCAGGACCTTGCCCGTTCGGGATCGGACGATCCAGCGACACAGCAGATAGGCCGCCCCCAGGCACAGCACGGTGATGACATAGAGGGCGCGCTGCGTGCCCGGTTCGCTCAGCCGGAAGCCGAGCATCTTCTTGAAGTCGGTCAGACCGTTGGTGCCGCCCAGGTTGGTCTCGTTGCGATTGAAGACGAGCCAGGCCGAGAGCGCCAAGGCCTGGGTGATGATGGCGAAGTAGACGCCCTTGATCCGGCTGCGGAACGCCAGGAACCCGAACACCAGGGCGAAGAGCGTCGGGACAAGAAGCGCGGCGGCGAAGGCAAACGTGAAGCTATAAAACGGCTTCCAAAAGAGCGGCAGCTCCTTCACCTGGTTCCAAACCATGAAGTCCGGCAGCTCGCTGCCGTACACGCTCTCCGTGCCGATCGCCAGCATGAGATGCATGCCGATGGCATACGCCCCCAGTCCGAAGAACACGCCGTGGCCCAAGCTCAGAATACCGGTGTAGCCCCAGATCAAGTCGAGGCCCAACGCGAGAATAGCGAAGGCGAGGAATTTGCCGAAGCGGTTGAGGGTGAAGTCCGAAACACGGAGCCAGGAATCTTCCGCCGGGAGGACGTTCAGCAAGGGCAGGATCACCAGGAGCGTGAAACCGACCAGCCAAAACGCAAGCCCTTCCCGTTCATGCCTGTCACCCATCGGTCGCTCTTCATTCATGCCGCTCCCCGACAGCGCTTTCACATTGCGAATGCTGAATCCTGAATGTTGAATTCTGAATTGTGGTTTCAATTCATAATTCAGAACTCAGAATCCAACAATTGCCTATTCGACGTATCGCCCTTTGATCGCAAACAGCCCGGAAGGCCGCCACTGCAGGAACAGGATCACGAGCACCAGGATCAGGACTTTACCGTAGACGGCCCCGAAACTGGGCTCCAGCAATTTGTTGAGCCCGCCGATGCCGAGCGCCGCGACGATCGTGCCCATCAGCTTGCCGACCCCGCCGGTGACGACCACCATGAAGGAGTCCACGATGTAGTTCTGGCCCAAGCCCGGTTCGACGTTGCCGATCAGCGTGAGCGCGCAACCGGCCAATCCCGCCAGGCCCGACCCGAAGGCGAAGGTGTAGGCATCGACCTTTCGGGTGGGGATGCCCAGACACGCGCTCATGTTGCGGTTCTGCATCACGGCCCGTACCCGCAGGCCCAGCCCGGACCGGAACAGCAGGACATAGATGCCGGCGACGCACACGATGGACAACGCAATGATGAAGAGCCGGTTGTAGGGCAGATAGACCCCGACCATGATCTGCACGCCGCCGCTCAGCCAACCGGGGGCGACCACCGCGGTCAGGTCCCCGAAGTACACACGGGCGGCTTGGATCATGACGAGGCTGAGCCCCCAGGTCGCCAACATGGTTTCCAGCGGACGCCCGTAGAGGAACCGGATGACGGCGGCCTCCAGGATCAGTCCGAACAGCGCCGCAACCACAAACGAAATGGGCATGGAGAGAAGGAAATAATAGTCGAAGATGTCCGGCGGAAGATAGGCCTTGAAGCATTCCTGCGTGATGAACGTGGCGTAGGCCCCAACCATCATCAATTCGCCGTGGGCCATGTTGATCACGCCCATCAGTCCGAAGACGATGGCCAGGCCTAAGGACATGATCAACAAGATAGAACTGAGGCTGATTCCTCTGAAGAGGGTTTCAAAGGCGCTGGACCAGGTCGCCCAAACTTCGATGCGCTCGATAGCCTCGGTTGCGGCCCGCGCGAGAACTTTCTGTTCATCGGTCGCGCCGGGATCGGCGGCGGCCCGCGCGAACTCCTTCAATGCAGGCAACGCGTTCTGACTCCGCAGCTCGCCCAATTTGACGACCGCGGCGGCCCGGGCATCCGCATCACCCGAGGCCAGTTTCAACAGGTGCGCCGACTCCTCCATCGTGTAGCGCACCCAGCGATTCGGCTCCCGGGCGGCGGCTTGCTCCAGCCAGGGGATCGCCGCCGGCCGGCCGAGCGTCCCCAAGTCCGTCGCCGCGGAGCGGCGCTCATCCGGCTCGTCGCTGGCCAGCTTGGCGCGGTTCTTCAGCAGATCCATCACCGGCTTGATGGCCAGCCGGAGACTGCGATCCGCGTCGGCTCGAATCGCGTCCAGGCGAGGCAGCAGGCGTTCATCGCCCTGCTCGATGAGCGTGCGGATCGCCGCCTCCCGCACCGCCTCATCGTTGCTCGACAGATTCGCCAGCGCCCGCTCGACCGCAGGCGGCGGAGACGGCGCCGCCGCCCCCTCCGCCGCCGTCGCCCCTTCACTTCCACACACTGCAAGCAGCCCGAGAAACATCAAAGACGGTAGCGTTCTGAACTTCGAGATGATCACGATATTTTTCACAGTCTGAATGAGCCTTCGGGGCACCACTATAAGAATGAAGATGCGGGTGGCACCGACCTGGGCGCCCGTCCGCGCGGAGCGGGGTCC comes from the Nitrospirota bacterium genome and includes:
- a CDS encoding urease subunit beta, yielding MPTKTTRSPTKAPKKMKAGGDSLSAAIKAELAKPIVPGEVLPGVGDIEAFKGRETRELAVTNTGDRPIQVGSHCHFFEVNRALTFDRERAYGFRLCIPAGTAVRFEPGEEKRVTLVALAGNRIARGINGLTEGPLGDPSTKAGALARAAERGFLRKGGGR
- the ureC gene encoding urease subunit alpha — its product is MKISRRQYHDLFGPTVGDRVRLADTDLVIEVEKDFTSYGDEVVFGGGKVVRDGMGQSPRVTSAGGALDTVITNALILDYWGIVKADIGIKDGRIVGIGKAGNPDVMPNVTPGMAIGPGTEVISAEHCIVTAGGVETHIHFICPQQYWEALSAGITTMIGGGTGPATGTNATTCTPGPWNIHRMLEASDGIPINLGFLGKGNASMPEGLNEQIEAGAIGLKLHEDWGTTPAAIDTCLSVAERYDVQVAIHTDTLNEAGFVEDTIKAFAGRTIHSFHTEGAGGGHAPDIIKVCGQPNVLPSSTNPTMPFTVNTMDEHLDMLMVCHHLNKNVPEDVAFAESRIRRETIAAEDVLHDLGAISMMSSDSQAMGRIGEVVIRTWQTAHKMKIQRGHLFPNGDKDSPRHDNFRAKRYVAKYTINPAITHGIAHEVGSVEVGKFADLVIWKPAFFGVKPELVLKGGFIAMAAMGDPNASIPTPEPVLSRPMFGSYGRAICSTSVTFVSQAALDRDVPKKLGLQKRIVPVKQCRGLTKRDLKLNDALPKIEVDPETYVVTADGVRLTCEPAVVLPMAQRYFLF
- the urtD gene encoding urea ABC transporter ATP-binding protein UrtD; protein product: MTDRGSIIYLEGVTVDYDGFKALNNLNFIVDYHELRVVIGPNGAGKTTLLDVISGKVQPVAGRVIFGKDTDLIGLPEHEIAQLGIGRKFQAPSIYGNLTVWENLDLSLRRPSKGVFATLLGRSTPAERERIAETLETIGLKDKAHLRAGALSHGEKQWLEIGMVILQDPALLLVDEPVAGMTDRETEQTGVLLKSLADKHAIVVIEHDMEFVRQIARIVTVLHEGTVICEGPVEKVQSDPRVVEIYLGHHKIAHA
- the urtB gene encoding urea ABC transporter permease subunit UrtB, which gives rise to MKNIVIISKFRTLPSLMFLGLLAVCGSEGATAAEGAAAPSPPPAVERALANLSSNDEAVREAAIRTLIEQGDERLLPRLDAIRADADRSLRLAIKPVMDLLKNRAKLASDEPDERRSAATDLGTLGRPAAIPWLEQAAAREPNRWVRYTMEESAHLLKLASGDADARAAAVVKLGELRSQNALPALKEFARAAADPGATDEQKVLARAATEAIERIEVWATWSSAFETLFRGISLSSILLIMSLGLAIVFGLMGVINMAHGELMMVGAYATFITQECFKAYLPPDIFDYYFLLSMPISFVVAALFGLILEAAVIRFLYGRPLETMLATWGLSLVMIQAARVYFGDLTAVVAPGWLSGGVQIMVGVYLPYNRLFIIALSIVCVAGIYVLLFRSGLGLRVRAVMQNRNMSACLGIPTRKVDAYTFAFGSGLAGLAGCALTLIGNVEPGLGQNYIVDSFMVVVTGGVGKLMGTIVAALGIGGLNKLLEPSFGAVYGKVLILVLVILFLQWRPSGLFAIKGRYVE
- the urtE gene encoding urea ABC transporter ATP-binding subunit UrtE, which codes for MNAMLQLESVNVYYGESHILRDVSFTVERGQVLCLMGRNGVGKTTTLKAIMGLLPVRSGRVWFDGVEITKDSPDRRVRGGLAYVPQGREIFPHLTVRENLRLGLWAGSAVGDRTTETAAFDEVFSLFPKLTMLLERPGGVLSGGEQQQLAIARALLSQPKMLLLDEPTEGIQPSIVDLIEEVIIGFKAQRRFAILLVEQGLQFAARLADRYVIMAKGTVVASGKTSELSQEQVRQHLVV
- the urtC gene encoding urea ABC transporter permease subunit UrtC; translation: MGDRHEREGLAFWLVGFTLLVILPLLNVLPAEDSWLRVSDFTLNRFGKFLAFAILALGLDLIWGYTGILSLGHGVFFGLGAYAIGMHLMLAIGTESVYGSELPDFMVWNQVKELPLFWKPFYSFTFAFAAALLVPTLFALVFGFLAFRSRIKGVYFAIITQALALSAWLVFNRNETNLGGTNGLTDFKKMLGFRLSEPGTQRALYVITVLCLGAAYLLCRWIVRSRTGKVLVAIRDSEQRVLFSGYSPANYKLFVFVVSAALAGLAGMLYVPQVGIITPAQIGVLPSLEMVIWVAVGGRGTLIGAIIGAVGVNWARSILTNHFPDLWPFFLGGLFVAVVLLFPDGLVGLGRKLRVGWRGLHKPIAVPEPASKG
- a CDS encoding urease subunit gamma, translating into MHLTPREQEKLLIYIAAQLAKERKARGLKLNHPEAVAYITAAILEGIRDGRSVSDLMTYGATLLTRKDVMPGVPEMIPEIQVEGTFPDGTKLVTVHQPIR